A window of Rattus norvegicus strain BN/NHsdMcwi chromosome 14, GRCr8, whole genome shotgun sequence contains these coding sequences:
- the Ugt2b10 gene encoding UDP-glucuronosyltransferase 2B10 precursor, protein MSVKRTASLLLLLLQLSDFFGSGTGGKVLVWPMEFSHWLNLRVILDELLKKGHEVTVLRPSASLSYEVDNTSAIEFETYPTSYSLTEVDEFFWESLRKYIYELPKQSFWGYFLMFQELVWVDSDYFESLCKDVVFNKELMTKLQNSGFDVILADPFIPCGDLLAEILKIPLVYSLRFFPGSTYEKYSGGLPMPPSYVPIAMSELSDRMTFVERMKHMIYVLCFDFWFQAFNEKKWNELYTEVLGRPTTLSETMAKADIWLIRTYWDLEFPHPVLPNFDFVGGLHCRPAKPLPKEIEDFVQSSGEHGVVVFSLGSMVGNLTEERANVIAAGLAQIPQKVLWRFEGKKPETLGSNTRLYKWIPQNDLLGHPKTRAFITHGGTNGIYEAIYHGIPVVGIPLFGDQYDNIVHLKTKGAAVRLDFLTMSSTDLFTALKTITNDPSYKENAMRLSRIHHDQPVKPLDRAVFWIEFVMRHKGAKHLRVAAHDLSWVQYHSLDVIGFLLACVVTVMFILKKCCLFCCQKFTKAGRKKKRE, encoded by the exons ATGTCTGTGAAAAGGACAGcatccctgctcctgctcctgctccagcTGAGTGACTTCTTTGGATCTGGAACTGGTGGGAAGGTGCTAGTGTGGCCAATGGAGTTCAGCCATTGGCTCAACTTAAGGGTGATCCTAGATGAACTTCTGAAGAAGGGTCATGAAGTGACGGTTCTGAGACCTTCGGCGTCCTTATCTTATGAGGTTGACAACACATCTGCTATTGAATTCGAGACTTATCCTACATCATACTCATTAACTGAGGTAGACGAATTTTTCTGGGAATCactcagaaaatatatttatgagcTGCCAAAGCAGTCATTTTGGGGATACTTTTTAATGTTTCAAGAATTGGTTTGGGTAGATTCAGATTATTTTGAGAGTCTCTGTAAAGATGTAGTCTTTAACAAAGAACTCATGACGAAGCTACAAAACTCTGGCTTTGATGTCATCCTGGCAGATCCCTTCATACCCTGTGGTGACCTGCTGGCCGAGATTCTCAAGATACCCTTAGTGTACAGTCTCCGCTTCTTTCCTGGCTCCACTTATGAAAAGTACAGTGGAGGACTCCCAATGCCTCCTTCCTATGTGCCCATTGCTATGTCAGAATTAAGCGACAGAATGACATTCGTGGAGAGGATGAAACACATGATCTATGTACTTTGTTTTGACTTTTGGTTCCAAGCATTTAATGAGAAGAAGTGGAACGAGCTTTACACTGAAGTATTAG GAAGACCCACTACACTCTCAGAGACTATGGCAAAGGCAGACATATGGCTCATTAGGACCTACTGGGATTTGGAATTCCCTCACCCTGTCTTACCAAATTTTGATTTTGTTGGTGGACTCCACTGCAGACCTGCCAAACCCCTGCCTAAG GAAATAGAAGACTTCGTCCAGTCATCTGGAGAACATGGTGTTGTGGTGTTTTCCCTGGGGTCGATGGTGGGAAACCTAACAGAAGAAAGGGCCAATGTGATTGCAGCAGGCCTTGCCCAGATTCCACAGAAG GTTCTTTGGAGATTTGAAGGCAAGAAGCCAGAAACCTTGGGCTCCAACACTCGTCTGTACAAATGGATCCCCCAGAATGACCTTCTAG GTCATCCCAAAACCAGAGCTTTTATAACTCATGGTGGCACCAATGGCATCTATGAGGCAATCTACCACGGGATTCCTGTGGTTGGCATTCCTTTGTTTGGAGATCAATATGACAATATTGTTCACTTGAAGACAAAAGGAGCAGCAGTTAGACTGGACTTTCTCACCATGTCCAGTACAGACTTGTTCACTGCACTGAAGACAATCACTAATGACCCTTC CTATAAGGAGAATGCCATGAGATTATCAAGAATCCACCACGATCAGCCAGTGAAACCTCTGGATAGAGCCGTCTTCTGGATTGAGTTTGTCATGCGTCACAAAGGAGCCAAGCACCTTCGTGTGGCAGCGCATGACCTCAGCTGGGTCCAATACCACTCTCTGGATGTCATTGGGTTCCTGCTGGCCTGTGTGGTGACTGTGATGTTCATCCTCAAAAAGTGTTGCCTCTTTTGTTGTCAGAAGTTTACAAAagctggaagaaagaagaaaagggaatag
- the Ugt2b10 gene encoding UDP-glucuronosyltransferase 2B10 isoform X1: MPPSYVPIAMSELSDRMTFVERMKHMIYVLCFDFWFQAFNEKKWNELYTEVLGRPTTLSETMAKADIWLIRTYWDLEFPHPVLPNFDFVGGLHCRPAKPLPKEIEDFVQSSGEHGVVVFSLGSMVGNLTEERANVIAAGLAQIPQKVLWRFEGKKPETLGSNTRLYKWIPQNDLLGHPKTRAFITHGGTNGIYEAIYHGIPVVGIPLFGDQYDNIVHLKTKGAAVRLDFLTMSSTDLFTALKTITNDPSYKENAMRLSRIHHDQPVKPLDRAVFWIEFVMRHKGAKHLRVAAHDLSWVQYHSLDVIGFLLACVVTVMFILKKCCLFCCQKFTKAGRKKKRE; encoded by the exons ATGCCTCCTTCCTATGTGCCCATTGCTATGTCAGAATTAAGCGACAGAATGACATTCGTGGAGAGGATGAAACACATGATCTATGTACTTTGTTTTGACTTTTGGTTCCAAGCATTTAATGAGAAGAAGTGGAACGAGCTTTACACTGAAGTATTAG GAAGACCCACTACACTCTCAGAGACTATGGCAAAGGCAGACATATGGCTCATTAGGACCTACTGGGATTTGGAATTCCCTCACCCTGTCTTACCAAATTTTGATTTTGTTGGTGGACTCCACTGCAGACCTGCCAAACCCCTGCCTAAG GAAATAGAAGACTTCGTCCAGTCATCTGGAGAACATGGTGTTGTGGTGTTTTCCCTGGGGTCGATGGTGGGAAACCTAACAGAAGAAAGGGCCAATGTGATTGCAGCAGGCCTTGCCCAGATTCCACAGAAG GTTCTTTGGAGATTTGAAGGCAAGAAGCCAGAAACCTTGGGCTCCAACACTCGTCTGTACAAATGGATCCCCCAGAATGACCTTCTAG GTCATCCCAAAACCAGAGCTTTTATAACTCATGGTGGCACCAATGGCATCTATGAGGCAATCTACCACGGGATTCCTGTGGTTGGCATTCCTTTGTTTGGAGATCAATATGACAATATTGTTCACTTGAAGACAAAAGGAGCAGCAGTTAGACTGGACTTTCTCACCATGTCCAGTACAGACTTGTTCACTGCACTGAAGACAATCACTAATGACCCTTC CTATAAGGAGAATGCCATGAGATTATCAAGAATCCACCACGATCAGCCAGTGAAACCTCTGGATAGAGCCGTCTTCTGGATTGAGTTTGTCATGCGTCACAAAGGAGCCAAGCACCTTCGTGTGGCAGCGCATGACCTCAGCTGGGTCCAATACCACTCTCTGGATGTCATTGGGTTCCTGCTGGCCTGTGTGGTGACTGTGATGTTCATCCTCAAAAAGTGTTGCCTCTTTTGTTGTCAGAAGTTTACAAAagctggaagaaagaagaaaagggaatag